Within the Dialister hominis genome, the region GGTTCGGCGGTGTGTCGGATTCGGATGCTTTCGAGAGTGTGGACAAGATCGGAAAGAAAGCGGGCCTGATGGCAAAGATCGCCTCAGGAACGCGGACGGTGCCGGCAAAGACGTGGCATCATCGCGTGCCTGCTTTTATCCGGGAGGCGGCGGCTACGCTTCATGGGTTCTGCCTTCTTGGCGCTTTCTGGATGGTTTCGGATTCATTCCAGCTTTCTTCGGATATGTATTCGGGGCTTGCGCTCTGTGCGCTGCTGCTCCTTCTGATGTGCATCGTGACGTCTTCGGAGGGGCTTGGTATTCTTTACATGGCGTGCTCGGTCGGGATTTTCTACACGGCGCCGGAGCGCGGATGGCCGGAGATCGTTTCCTGGATTTTCATGATGATCGCGCTGCTTCTCATGGCGCGTATGCTGTATGAGAGGCGCGACAAGGCACTCGTTCTTTTCTCCTGGGGCTGGGCTGTGGGGATTCTTCTCCTCATTTTCTGGTCGGCAGGAAATATGCTCTGGCAGACGCTTTTCTTTTCGCTGGCAGCAGCGCTTACATGGATGGCAGGCGGCGAGTTCAGGGCATACGGCATCGGCGCACAGGCAATGCGTTTCTTCGGCGGCGTTGCAGTCTTCGCGGTACTTCTGGAAGGCGCGTACGGCGCTGTATGGCAGAATATTTCAGGCAGCTTCTTCCTTTGGGCTGTTTTCATTTTCTTCCTTGTCATTGATGCGATTCTTCTTTTCCGCATGGGAACGAAGGCTGAATGGCTTTCTATCCTGGCAGGGCTGACGCCATTTATCATGGGTCTCGCGGCGATTGCGGCGATCTTTGATCCGGCAGGGGCTTTCCCTCCTATGATCGTTTCGGTCTATACGGGCGTCCTTGCCATCGGCGTTATTTTAAGGGGCTATCAGATGGACAGGCCTGCGCAGCAGTGGTCGGGTTTCCTCCTCCTCTGCGGCGGCGGTGCGATCCGTGTCATTGACTCGGCTCTGTCGTATGGCGAGCGCGGTGCGTTCTTCATCGCGGCTGGTCTTCTTTCCGCCTTCATCTGCTACATTCTCTATCTTCCGGGCAAGAAGAAGAGAAAGAAGAAGGTAAAGGCAAGGCCTTCCGCTCCGCTTGCAGAACAGGAAGGAAAGGAGGATGAGAGCCATGATAAATAAGAGACTTTCACTCATCCTTCTGGCGATTGTCGTCGTCATCGAAGTGGTCACGCTCATTTTCATGAGGGGCGATTACAGAAGTGTCATGACAACGGGCGCAGAATACAAGGTCCCCGCGCAGATCCAGTTCAAGGGGGATTTCTATAACAAGAATTATCTGGGTATCACGATTCCTATCACGGAAGCGCCATGGGAAGGATCGGCTCCTGCCCACAGGGGCGAGGAAATTTACTTGAAGCCTGTCGTCGATAATGACGGCCTCATGACGATTTCCGGTGCCACGGACAAGGAACCCGGCGGCAACTATATCATCACCCGCGTCGAATCGATCAATGACAGCGGCGATGTCGTCCGCTTCGCATTCCCGGCCAGCCGTCTCTACATGTCTCCTGAACAGCTGAAGAAGCTCTCTGTCGTCGAGCTTTCCGAGCGCGTGCAGGTGAAGGACGAGAAGGGCAAGAAGGTCGAGACACGCATGAAGAATGAAATTTACGCGCAGATCAAGATCAAGGACGGCCGTGTCGTCATCTCCCAGGCGCTTGTCAATGGTTCTCCGGTCGACCAGACCTTCCTGACGGTCGGCAAGAGGCTCTCGGTGAAGTATGCGAGCGGCCCGAAGGAGAAGGATACTTATTCGGTAGGCGGAACGAAGGAAGAAGTCGATCCGGCTGAAAATATATAATTTCCCGTCAATTTTGACGATTTCATAGAGAGAGGCGGATAGCAATGTATATTATCCTGATGCGTCACGGTGAAGCAGTTCCCCAGACGGAAGAAGTGTCTAATCAGAACCGTTCCCTGACGCCAAAAGGCATGCGTCAGGTGAGAAAGTCCGCGCGGATGCTGGCCCATTTCCTGAAGGAAAATCCGATCCGCATTTACACGAGCCCTTATTACAGGACGCGCCAGACGGCGGGGATCCTGGCCGAGGAGTGCTTTGCCGAGGAAATCCATACGGCAGACGAGCTCCTGCAGAGCAGCTGGCAGATGGTCGCCAACCACATCATCCAGGACGGCTCTCCGATTGCGCTCGTCAGTCATCATCCGTTCCTGCAGGCATACCTTCTTTCCTCCTGCAGTGCGGCTATCAAGTTCGACCTGGCAGGGATTGCCATCATCGATTATGACGTGAAATGGAAACAGGGAAAATTCATCGGCTACATCACCCCGGGGCTGAAGCAGCTGAAGAAAGAGGACTGATACGATGAAGAAACTTTTGACGATTGCAGGCTCGGATTCTTCCGGCGGCGCAGGCATCCAGGCAGACCTGAAGACGTTTGCGGCGCTCGGTACGTACGGTATGAGCGCAATCTGTGCGCTGACGGCGCAGAATACACAGGGCGTCACCATGGTGGTGAATACGCCTGAGGAAATGGTGGAGGCGCAGCTGGACGCCATTTATTCGGACATTCCGCCCGACGGCGTGAAGACGGGGATGCTTTCCACCTCCGGCATCACAAAGACGGTCGCATCCTACCTCGAAAAGCATCTGGCATCACCCTTAGTCGTCGATCCTGTCATGGTCGCTACGACCGGCGCCGTGCTTCTTGAAAAGGATGCCATCGAAGCGTATAAGACAAAGCTCATTCCACTTGCCACATTGATCACTCCGAATATTCCGGAAGCGGAAGTGCTCTCTGGGATGGAGATCCATTCGGCTGACGATATGCGCGCTGCGGCAAAGAAGCTCTCCCTTCTGGGCTGCCAGGCAGTCCTCGTGAAGGGCGGCCACCGCGTGGAAGATGCGATGGATATCCTCTATGACGGCAGTGATTTCCATGTCTATAAAGGCGAACGAATTGAGACGGACAATACGCACGGCACAGGCTGCACGCTGTCCTCGGCTCTGGCCGTCATGCTGGCAAGGGGCCTTTCGATAGCAGACGCTGTCACCGGCGCGAAGAAATACATTTCCGGAGCCATCAAGAGAGGCGCTGCCGATTCTGTCGGTCATGGAAACGGCCCTGTCCATCATTTCTGGTTCTACGAGGACAAGTGGGGGGATATGGAATGAATTATCCTTTCTTCGCCTTCATGGCGCGCCTGAAGTACATCGCGCGCTGGGGGCTGATGCGGAATTCCATCCCTGAAAACGATGCCGAGCATACGCTGCAGACGGTCATGATCGCTCATGCGCTGGCTGTCATCAGAAGGGACATTTTCCACGAGGAAGCTGATCCGGAGCGGTGCGCGGCTCTTGCGCTCTACCATGATGCAAGCGAAGTCTTCACGGGAGACATGCCGACGCCGGTCAAGTACTTCACCGAAGACCTTCGGGAGAGGTACCAGGAAATCGAAGATGAGGCAAGGGAAAAGCTTTTAAAGACGCTTCCGCCTGAGCTGCGCGAATCCTACCGCCCGTATGTGGCAGATATGGAAAAGGATCCGTCCTGGCCGCTTGCCAAGGCGGCGGATACGATGAGCGCCTACCTCAAGTGCGCTGAGGAAATCCAGAGCGGGAACAGCGAGTTCCACGAAGCTTTCGAATCGACGGGAGAGAAGCTGAAAGCACTCCATCTGAAGGAAGTCGACTGGTTCCTCGATCATTTCGCAGGCAGCTTCTCGGAGACGCTTGATGAAATGAACCTGCATATAAAATAGAAAAGAGCCGCTGGCGGCAGTCTTGCCATGGCGGCTTTTACTTTTTGGAGGATATATGAATATAACGATCAGAGAAGTGACGGAAGAAGACGCAGAGGCGCTCTCTGCCATCTATCGTCCGTATGTGGAAGAGACGGGAATCACCTTCGAGTACGTACCGCCCGATGCGGAAGAATTCAGACGCCGCATACAGCACACGAAGGAAAAGTATCCTTACCTTGCCGCCTGCGATGAAGGCAGGATCATCGGCTATGCCTACGCCGGGACTTTCATAGGAAGAAGCGCCAGCGACTGGAATGTGGAGCTTTCGATTTACATGGACAGGAACGAAAAGGGAAGAGGCGCAGGGCGCATGCTTTATGAAGCGCTCGAAGAGAAACTTAGGAAGATGGGAGTCATCAACCTGTATTCCGCCATTGCGTGCCCGTCGGGTGAGCCCGATGATTTCCTGGACAATGGAAGCCGCGATTTCCATGAGCACCTCGGATTTCATGAGACGGCACATTTCAGGAAGTGCGGTTTCAAAACGGGCCGCTGGGTCGATCTCATCTGGATGGAAAAGACCATCGGAGACAAGGAAGGCGCGCCGGGAAAATTTTATCCATGGAATGAAGTGAAATAAGAAGAAGTGAAATAAGACTTAACTTATATAAGATGGGGCTGTGACAAAATGTGCAATCATTTCGCCACAGCCCCTTTTGCGTGGGGAGATTCCATTAGAAGATTATCCAACACATTTATATATTTGTGTTATCTGAAAACCTAAAAACCTCGCTGCGCCTTGAGGAAAACCATACAACCGCAGCTTTACTGCGTGGGAACTACTGTATTCGTCAGTTACGCTGCCACCTAGTACCATATAAGTGTAGTCAGATAGGTCGCTCCTATCTACTGCACTTATTTTTTCGTATGATAAGGGAAGCAGTTGGTCTGTCGAAAGCCCACCTTGGTGCAGATGCTTTTTACTGCCACCGCAGAGAAGTGCGACAGCCAACCCCTTGTTGTATGCGCCCGAGTAAGCAGGTTGTCCCTTTCATAGAGAGGCATACGTGTAACAAACTAGGTTGGGATAGGTAATAAGTGTGGCTGGCTACAAAGATTCAACTGACTGCTAAATATTTTTTAAAGGAGGTTGAATTAGTATGACTCGTATCAGTGTCGGTGTTGATGTGTCAAAGAACAGGAGTACCGTATGTATTATGGACCAGGACGGGAAAGTCATTATGCGGCCGTTTCTTGTCTGGCATTCGACTGAGGAGCTCGATTTTCTTGCAGATACGCTCAAGAGGCTTAATGGAGAGGTTAGAGTCATTATGGAATCGACCAGTATTTACCAATATCCGATTGCTCTTCACCTTAAAGAAAGAGGACTTTTTATCTCTATCGTCAATGCATATGAGATGAAGCAGTTCGCTAATATAGATTTTAGAGGCGGCAAAACGGATAAGAAGGACTCCCGCACCATTGCCAGTTACGGAATTAGTTATTGGGATAAGCTGGTGGAATGGCAGATTCCCAAAGACACCTATTTTAACCTGGATCTGCTAAACAGAACCTATATGAACGCGAAAAAACATCGTCAGATAATCCTTCAGGAACTGCAGCATTATATTGACTGTGCTATGCCGGGAATGGATAAAGAGCTTCATTCTCTCAATCTGTCCACTAAGAAAGACTTTATGCTGGATTTTGTGGAGAAATTTTGGCATCGTGATGAGATCGTAAATATGACAGAGGCTGAATTTACCGAAGTTTTCACTGCTTGGGCAAAGAAAAAGGGATACCGCCCAGTCGAAGGTAAAGCCGCTAAGATTTACGCGATCGCCAAAAGCTGTATCCCTTATTACCCAGCAAATCCAACGGTTAAAACCATTCTCCAATGTATCGTCGACAAGCTGAGCGGAGTCAACAGGACTCTTGTCACCATAGTAACACAAATGATTGAAGAGGCCAAGAAACTTCCTGAATACCAGATTGTTAGAGAAATGCCAGGCGTTGGAGATCCATTAGCAGCAAGATTCTTCGGCTCCGCAGGAGATATCCGGCGATTCAAAAACTCAAAGGCACTGGTCGCATATGCCGGGATAGATTCACCTCCCGATGAATCCGGAGATTTCAGTAGTACGCATAGGCATATAACAAAGAAAGGCTCGAAAGTATTTCGTGACACTGGTTACGAAATAATGATGGCTTTAAGGGCTCAGAAGAGAACATGGGAAAAGGTCAGGAAAAATCCTGATGTTTATGATTATATGCTCAGGAAAGAAGCAGAGGGAAAGCCACCAAAAGTAGCAAAGATTGCAGCTTTAAACAAATTCTTACGGATAATATATGCACGAATAAAAGAGTTATACGATAATATGGCACTTGCAGAAAGAGCCAAAACTAAAACCAGATCCAAAACCAGAGCTAAAACTAAAGTCACCGCCTAAGCTCAATGAATTAGCAAGATTTAACTAAAGAAAAGCGCGAAAAAACCGAGGGAAAGATCGGCCTCTTTGTGCTGCCAAAATTAAGTAGAAGAAGGGAAAAACGCCAGATTTAGAAAAAAGTTGCAAAAAAAATGAAATTGGCACTTGCTTTTTGGTAGCAGGACTTCTCCTTTCGGAGCAAGGTTAACACCCTCAAACCTCGCTTCGCTCGAGAAAAGGGAAAGCAGAGTTTTAACGGATTTTGTCACAGCCCAATTTTCTATTGCTAAAAATGAATTGTAAACGTTGAAACGGGAATACAGTTGTTATATCATAAAGATGTTGTTAACCGATTTATTTTAGACGAAGAACAATTGGAGGCAGGATGGTAAAGAACATGACAGCAGAACAGGGCAGGACGAAGGAAATCGTGCTCTTCGGCCTGTTCACGGCGCTGACGGCAATCGGCGCATTCATCCGCATACCGGTTCCGGTTTGTCCCTTCACGCTGCAGCTTCTCTTCACGACGCTGGCAGGGCTGATCCTGGGGAGCAGGAGAGGCGCGCTTTCCGTCGGGCTGTACGTCCTTCTGGGCCTTTCAGGCGTGCCGGTCTTCACGGAAGGAGGCGGTCTTTCTTACATCTTCCAGCCAACGTTCGGCTACCTCATCGGATTCATCGCGGGCGCCTGGGTGACGGGCAGGATCCGCGAGATCACGGGCGGGAAATCGTTTGGACAGATTCTTCTGGCAAACCTTTCCGGGCTTCTGGTCGTCTATCTTTTCGGCATGGTGTATGTCTATATCATCAATAATTTCTACCTTGGAACACCGATCGGCATCTGGCCGGTCGTGCTGTATTGCTTCATTCTGGCGGTGCCGGGGGACATTTGTCTCTGCCTTCTGGCGGCTGTCATGGCAAGGCGTCTCGAAAGAGCAGCCGGGGATTTCATCCGGTAATTTCAACGAAAGAAGGAGCATGAAATGAGCAAAGGACTTTTCATTACAGGAACGGACACGGATATCGGCAAGACGTATGTGACGGCGCTGATCGTCAAGACGCTGAGAAAGTCGGGCTATGACGCAGGCTACTACAAGGCGGCCATCAGCGGAGCACCCACGGTCGCTGCGTCGGATGCGGGCTTCGTCAACAAGTTCGCGGACATCAATGAACCGGAGGACATGATTCTTTCCTATCTCTACCAGCATGCCGTTTCTCCGCATCTGGCAGCACAGATGGAAGGAAATCCGGTCGAGCTTCCTGTCGTCGAGAAAGCATGGAAACGCGTGACGGAGAAATTTCCCTACGTCGTCATGGAAGGATCCGGCGGCATTGCATGCCCGATCCGCCGCGATGAAAAAGCAAAGATCGACCTGACAGACATCATCAGGATGCTGAAGCTTCCGGTCCTCGTCATTGCAGACGCCGGCCTTGGCACGATCAACCATGTCGTCACGACGATCGAATACACCAGAGCGCGCGGCATCCCGGTGAAGGGCGTCATCCTCAATAACTGGAAGGGCGGCGTGATGGAAGAGGACAATATCAAGATGATTGAAGAAATGTCCGGCGTTCCTGTCATTGCCAAGGTCAAGAGAGGGGACGAGATCCTCACCTGCGATCCGAAAGTACTGGCAGACTGCTTCGACGAAGCGTAAATATTCCGGCGGCCGTACACCGCTTATGAAAAGGAAAAGGAGAATCCAATGACTGAAAAAATTGACTGGCAGGCAGAAGACAAAAAATATATCTGGCATCCCGCCATGCAGATGAAAGACAACGAAGTATTTCCTCCGGTCGTCATCGACCATGCCAAGGGCGTCTACCTCTATGACACCGAAGGCAAGCCTTACCTCGACATCATTTCCTCCTGGTGGTGCAACCTCCTCGGCCACTGCAATCCGGAAATCAACGAAGCGCTGAAGCGTCAGATCAACACACTCGAACACGTCATCTTCACGAACTTCTCCCACAAGCCGGCCATCGAGCTCTCCCGCGAACTTGCTGAGCTCCTGCCGAGGGGACTCACAAAATTCACCTATCACGACAATGGTTCCTCTGCTGTCGAAGCGGCGATGAAGATGGCATACCAGTACCACAACCAGACCGGCCATCCGGAAAGACAGAAATTCATGTGCCTGGATTCCTCCTACCACGGTGAAACCATCGGCGCCCTTTCCGTCGGCTCCATAGACGACTACGCAGGCATTTTCCATCCGCTCCTCATGGACAATATCCATTTCAAAGGCCTTGACTGCTACCGCTGCCCGTACGGCAAGGCAAGAGAGACATGTAATATCGAATGCTTCGAAAGCGCAGAAGAAGCCTTCGAGAAATTCGGCAAGGAAACCGCAGCCTGCATCGTAGAGCCAGTCCTCCAGGGCGCTGCCGGCATGAGAATGTACCCGCCGGCCTACCTGACAAAACTCCGTGCACTCTGTGACAAGTACGGCGTGCTCCTCATCGACGACGAAATCGCAGCCGGATTTGGCCGCACAGGCAAACTCTTTGCCATCGAACACGCAGGCGTCAGCCCGGACATCCTCTGTACATCCAAAGGCCTCACTGCAGGCTACATGCCGATGTCCATCACCGTCACCACCGACAAAGTCTATGACGCCTTCTACGACGACTACGGCACTCACAAAGCCTTCGTCCACAGCCACACCTATGCAGGCAACCCGATGGGCTGCGCCATCGCCCTCGAAGTCCTGAAAATCATGAAACGCGATCACATCCTGGACAAAGTCAACGAAGACGGCAAGTACCTCCACGAAGAACTCATGAAAGCCCTCGGCCATCATAAGAACGTAGGCGAAATCCGCCACATCGGCCTCATCAACGCCATCGAACTCGTAGAAGACCCGGCCACAAAGAAAGCCTTCCCGGCTGAAAAGAGAATCGGCTGGCATGTCTTCCGTAAAGCCATGGCCAAAGGCCTCGTCCTCCGTCCGATGGGTGACGTCATCTACTTCAACCCGCCGCTCAACATCTCCAGAGAAGACCTCGACAAAGGCGTCGCACTCTGCAAGGAAGCCGTTGAAGCAGTACTGGGGGAATGAAATAGGGAAGAATAAGGAATAAGAAATAAGAAATACGAAATACGAAAAGGAGAGCCATCGAGGCCCTCCTTTTCGTGTGGGAATCCTTCCCACAAAACCGTACAACCGCGGCAAGGCCGCGGGGAAACTTCACCTCTTTCGTCGCCTAACGGCGCCACTTCCTCCGTGGAGGCAGCTTTTGGCTAGTCCGCTTGCCGGTATTCCCATATTTTGAGAGGATGTTCCCTTCAAAACCATACAACCGCGGCCTTGCCGCGTGGAACTTCAGTTTTCGTCGTCTAACGGTGCGGCCTCCCGCTGTGTGGGCAACTTTCGGTTGGCCCGCTTGCCGATATTCTCATTTGATGCTCAACTGGTACATCGGGATTGTCATGCTTTAGGCTTCCCCACGGGAGCTGGCGACGGAGTCGACTGAGGAGGTGCAGTTTCTCAGCCGCAGGCTGGTTTTATGGTTTTTAAAAGAGATGCAGTTTCCCTTGTTTTCATATTTCCTTCGGAACGAGGTCTTCGTGGCCTAGTTCTTTCAGACGTTCAATGGTAATGTAGTCGATTTGGTCGCATACGGAGTCAAAGTATTTAACCAAATCCCAATTGGTATAACGCAGGACGCAGTTGTTTTGGATTTCCAGTTTTTTGGTGCGCCACTGGTCGTATTTCAGTCCGAAATCTGAGTAGTGCTGGGATCCGTCGAGTTCGATGATGAGTTTCGCTTTTGGACAGTAGAAGTCAGCGATAAATTGCCCGATTATGTATTGCCTTCTGAAGTGTGGACGATAGAATTTCAGGAATTCATACCACAGCTTGGACTCCTGCCTTGTCATGTTGTTTCTAAGTGCTCTCGAACGGTCTTTCATTTGATTGCTTAGCGGCATGTGTTCTTTCATGAGAAGCTCCTTTCCTGCCAAATTTCCGTGAATATTCTTTCTTATTTATACAAGAAAAGGCGTGTCAGAAGCAATACATTTCCTAATCCAAAAACCCCTCCGGCTTTCGGCCGGAGGGGTTTCCTTTTCTGTATTTTTTTAAGATATATGCAGCGTGTTTTTGAAGTCTTTGATGTAGTGTCTGGATACCGGAACTTTTTCCTTGGGGAAGTAGTTCATGGTGAGGAGGAGGGTGCCGTTGTCCTGGCTTTCTAGTTCCTGGATCATGGCAAGGTTTACGATGTAGCCTTTGTGGGTGCGGAAGAAGCCGTGGGGCGCGAGGAGCTGTTCGGCGTCTCTTAGGGCCATCTTGGATTCTATGATGCCGCTGGTGGTGTAGAAGAGGGAGCGGTCGGATTTTTCTGTGGAGATGATGATGATTTCCTGTGCGGGGGAGATCATGACTGTCTTGTCCTTGGTCTGAAGGGAGATGCGCTGGGAGGTGTTGATGATTTCTCCCGGGGAGCGGTGGTTTTCGCGGAGTTCGAGGCTGTCTGCGTATCTTTTGATGGTTCTCTGGATGCGTTTTTCATCGTAGGGTTTCAGGATGTAGTCGAAGGCTTCGAGATCGAAGGCCTGGACGGCGAACTGGCTGTAGCCTGTGGCGAAGACGATTTTGACGGGATAGTCTCTTCTCTGGATTTCCTTGGCGCATTCGAGGCCGTTCATGAAGGGCATTTCGATGTCAAGGAAGAGGATGTCTACGTTCGGGTGGACGTTCAGGAAGTCGAGGACTTCTTTTCCGTTCTTGCATTCTCCGACGATCTGGACGCCGGGAATGGTCGCGAGTTCGTATTTCAGTTCTCCTCTGGCAGGGATTTCGTCATCGGCTACCAGGACGCGTATGTCTTGCATGGTTCAAAGGCTCCTTTTTCTGTTTCAGACTGTGGGATTTGGTGAAAGGTTCATGGCTGCATTTTCTTCAGCTTCGGCCTGTTCGGCTGCTTTTTCTTCTTCAGCGGTGACTTTCGGAATGTTCGTGAAGACGAGGGTGCCTCTTCCTTTGCGGCTGATGATGTGGAGGCCGCTTCGTTCTCCGAAGAGGGAGATGAGGCGCTGGTGGACGTTGATGAGTCCTATGTGGTCGCGGCGTTTGTGATCGCGGAGGAGTCTCTTCCTCTTGGCTCTTGCGATGCCGACGCCGGTGTCGTAGACGTAGATCTTGTAGTGGTCGTCATGCTCGATGAGGCCTGCTTTGATCTGCCCGCCTTCAGGACGTTTGAAGATGCCGTGGATGACGGCGTTTTCTACGAGGGGCTGAAGGAGAAGGGGCGGGACCATGATGTCGTCGAGCTTGTCTTTCGGGAAGTCGTATTCGATCTGGAGACGGTCGCCGAAGCGGGCTCTTTCGAGTTCCGTGTAGCACTCGATGACGTGAAGCTCTTCAGAAAGGGGGATGAGCTTGGACGGGTTGTTGAGGCTGTGGCGGAAGTAGTCGGACAGGTACTGGATGAGGCGTCTGGCTGTTTCCGGATCGCTTCGGACGTAGTAGGAAATGGTGTTTAGTGTGTTGTAGAGGAAATGCGGATTGATCTGCGCCTGGAGGGCCCGGATTTCCGCTTCGGCCAGCAGGTTTTCCTCTTCCTTCAGTTTCTCGGACTCGTAGATAGATTCGAGGATGTGGCAGATGCCGTGAAGGAATTCGGTGCCTGTATTGGTGAAGGTGTCTCCTTTGGATTTGGCGGCGAAGATGGAGCCGACGACTTTGCCCTTGTACTTGACGGGAAGGGTGATGAGGTGAGGGAGGTCAGGAAGCGAGTGCTGCAGTTTCAGTATCGCGATTTCCGCATCGCCCTGGTTCTTGTCGGCGTCGTCTTTATAATTGGTTCTTGTATAAATCTGATCATTATATAAGATGGCGGCCCAGATGAGGCTGGGGAGCGATGTCGTCATGATTTCCGTGACGCGCGCGACGGAGAAGGATTTGAATCCGTCGTGAAGTGTCGAGAAAAGTGTGATGACGGCATTGAAGGTGCTCTTTGTCGTCTGTGTCTTTTCGGAGTCTCTCTGGTGGATGAAGAATTCCATGGCCAGGTAGAAGATGCTGACGGCAATCGTGTTTGTCGCGATAATCGGAAGCGACAGGTGGAAGAAGTTCACCGGATATGTCGTGGTCGTCGGCCAGGTGAGGAAGGCGAAGAAAATCCAGAAGAGGAATTCAAGGATGAACGCATAGAGGAAGGACCAGAACCAGAGATTGTGGTAGTGATGCTTCAGACGGTAGGAGAGGAATCCTGCCGCGATGCCCTGGATGATGGAGAGTCCGCCGTGGATGAAGGAGGAATCCGTATTGATGAAGAAGGCGCGGTGGATGCCGACGATGGTGCCGACGGCCGTCCCTACGATCGGTCCTCCGACGAAGCCACCGAGGATGATCCCGACGGCTCTGAAATTGATGATCCCGCCTCCGGCTCTGACGTTCCAGTACGTCCCGCAGAGTCCTATGACAGAGAATAGTATGATGAAAATTCCTATTTGCTGCCTTGTGAATTCCTTTGCCGTGATGGCCTGCCTGAAGAAGGAGGTGCGGCAGATGAGGAGAAGGAGCAGAAGGAATAAGGATATGCCAAACCAGACATGCTGGATCCCTATGATCCAATTAGGTTCCATGTTGTCACCTCAAAATGCTAAATCAAGTAAGCGGTGTATTTTGCCCGAAAAGTGCGATGAAGGCCGCCTCCGGGAATAAGTATATTATAATTAATACCTTATGTATGTGCAAAGAATCATAGATTATTCAGTATGTATTACAAAATGGGATTAATAACCACTTTCTCAAGAAGTTCCGGTCAATGCAGATTTTTCTATAAGTGTTTTATCTATGATGTAATTAACGGATAATTGCATCTCATCTGCGAATATCTGCATCTTACCCGTCTTGCATCTTACCCTTTTGTACTTGCATCTTATCGCAAAAATAGAGAAGTGACTTTACATTTCCTATATACTGTAACCGATGAAATTCAATGGAATATCTGTGTCTTATGCGCATATATTACTACCATTATACCAAATCTTTCGGGTGGTGCGCGAGAGGCGGATTTCCCGAAAGGGGTGAATTGATTCTGGCTCGTAGCCTTCTGGGAAGAGAAGGCTGTTATAGAGTAAATTCATGTACAGAAAACTGTACGAGTAAAGAAAGGAAGGGATTTTCATGATTATTTATGGTGTTGCTCTTCTGGCAGGCTGCTTCATGGTCGGCAACCTGATCGGCGACATGCTGGGCGTTGTTCTGGGGGTCAAGGCTAACATCGGCGGCGTAGGTTTCGCTATGTTGTTCCTGATCATCATCTCCACCTGGGCACAGAAGAAAGGTCTCATGAAGGAACCAGAAGAACAGGGTATCAAATTCTGGTCCGCTATGTACATTCCGATCGTCGTAGCAATGAGCTCCATCCAGAACGTAGCAGCTGCACTGAGCGGCGGCGTAGTCGCACTCGCAGGCGGCGCTCTGGCAGTAGCAGTTGGTTTCCTCCTGATTCCGGTACTGGCTAAGAAACAGCCATCCGCAGAAGTATCTGCAGCAAAACCGGAAGACAAGAAATAATT harbors:
- a CDS encoding DUF2157 domain-containing protein; this translates as MTNRQWLKQEINQWVDDGVITDEEGKELSARYKHAGPYPYREAFFFLAAVCILGGLFFLGAGLWNGLTQDQRFLLAMGPLLVSFLLMLAVVLVDKKIPDPDVTEPDYRGTFLSDEILGFGGVSDSDAFESVDKIGKKAGLMAKIASGTRTVPAKTWHHRVPAFIREAAATLHGFCLLGAFWMVSDSFQLSSDMYSGLALCALLLLLMCIVTSSEGLGILYMACSVGIFYTAPERGWPEIVSWIFMMIALLLMARMLYERRDKALVLFSWGWAVGILLLIFWSAGNMLWQTLFFSLAAALTWMAGGEFRAYGIGAQAMRFFGGVAVFAVLLEGAYGAVWQNISGSFFLWAVFIFFLVIDAILLFRMGTKAEWLSILAGLTPFIMGLAAIAAIFDPAGAFPPMIVSVYTGVLAIGVILRGYQMDRPAQQWSGFLLLCGGGAIRVIDSALSYGERGAFFIAAGLLSAFICYILYLPGKKKRKKKVKARPSAPLAEQEGKEDESHDK
- a CDS encoding SixA phosphatase family protein, translated to MYIILMRHGEAVPQTEEVSNQNRSLTPKGMRQVRKSARMLAHFLKENPIRIYTSPYYRTRQTAGILAEECFAEEIHTADELLQSSWQMVANHIIQDGSPIALVSHHPFLQAYLLSSCSAAIKFDLAGIAIIDYDVKWKQGKFIGYITPGLKQLKKED
- the thiD gene encoding bifunctional hydroxymethylpyrimidine kinase/phosphomethylpyrimidine kinase, producing MKKLLTIAGSDSSGGAGIQADLKTFAALGTYGMSAICALTAQNTQGVTMVVNTPEEMVEAQLDAIYSDIPPDGVKTGMLSTSGITKTVASYLEKHLASPLVVDPVMVATTGAVLLEKDAIEAYKTKLIPLATLITPNIPEAEVLSGMEIHSADDMRAAAKKLSLLGCQAVLVKGGHRVEDAMDILYDGSDFHVYKGERIETDNTHGTGCTLSSALAVMLARGLSIADAVTGAKKYISGAIKRGAADSVGHGNGPVHHFWFYEDKWGDME
- the yfbR gene encoding 5'-deoxynucleotidase; translation: MNYPFFAFMARLKYIARWGLMRNSIPENDAEHTLQTVMIAHALAVIRRDIFHEEADPERCAALALYHDASEVFTGDMPTPVKYFTEDLRERYQEIEDEAREKLLKTLPPELRESYRPYVADMEKDPSWPLAKAADTMSAYLKCAEEIQSGNSEFHEAFESTGEKLKALHLKEVDWFLDHFAGSFSETLDEMNLHIK
- a CDS encoding GNAT family N-acetyltransferase; this encodes MNITIREVTEEDAEALSAIYRPYVEETGITFEYVPPDAEEFRRRIQHTKEKYPYLAACDEGRIIGYAYAGTFIGRSASDWNVELSIYMDRNEKGRGAGRMLYEALEEKLRKMGVINLYSAIACPSGEPDDFLDNGSRDFHEHLGFHETAHFRKCGFKTGRWVDLIWMEKTIGDKEGAPGKFYPWNEVK
- a CDS encoding IS110 family RNA-guided transposase, with product MTRISVGVDVSKNRSTVCIMDQDGKVIMRPFLVWHSTEELDFLADTLKRLNGEVRVIMESTSIYQYPIALHLKERGLFISIVNAYEMKQFANIDFRGGKTDKKDSRTIASYGISYWDKLVEWQIPKDTYFNLDLLNRTYMNAKKHRQIILQELQHYIDCAMPGMDKELHSLNLSTKKDFMLDFVEKFWHRDEIVNMTEAEFTEVFTAWAKKKGYRPVEGKAAKIYAIAKSCIPYYPANPTVKTILQCIVDKLSGVNRTLVTIVTQMIEEAKKLPEYQIVREMPGVGDPLAARFFGSAGDIRRFKNSKALVAYAGIDSPPDESGDFSSTHRHITKKGSKVFRDTGYEIMMALRAQKRTWEKVRKNPDVYDYMLRKEAEGKPPKVAKIAALNKFLRIIYARIKELYDNMALAERAKTKTRSKTRAKTKVTA
- a CDS encoding biotin transporter BioY; the protein is MVKNMTAEQGRTKEIVLFGLFTALTAIGAFIRIPVPVCPFTLQLLFTTLAGLILGSRRGALSVGLYVLLGLSGVPVFTEGGGLSYIFQPTFGYLIGFIAGAWVTGRIREITGGKSFGQILLANLSGLLVVYLFGMVYVYIINNFYLGTPIGIWPVVLYCFILAVPGDICLCLLAAVMARRLERAAGDFIR